GTTGAACGGGTTTGGATAGTTTTGCTGAAGCACAAAGGAATCAGGAGTGTCTTCACGTTCGTTGCTTACAGAAGTACCAGGGTCCATCGTAATGGTAAAGCGAGGCTGACTTCCACTGCCTTTGGCTTTCATCTGTGGTGGTGCTAATGCCGAAGGTGCAGCTAACTTTTGTTTAGCTGATAGATTAAAAGTATATGAATCTAACGATCTCATATCTACTTCTTCACCAGTAACATTATCTGTAATGGTAAATGACCACTCACTTGGAATATTTTTCCACTTTTCCCAGCTAATAGTGAACTCACCCGATTGACCTTGATCGTTCACATCTAAGTGGTACACTTGCAAACCTTGTGGGTTCATTGATCTTGCATCTTGAACTAGAAACTGATCTTCACCTTCGTGGTTAAGTGTGAATGCTAAGTATGGAGCACCGTTTAGTGGCTGAATCTTCGAACCATCAAAACTATCATAGCCTTCATTTGCGACATTGCTAAAATAGATTTTGTTCGATAAGTCTGAATACCCTTCTCCACGAAGTGCTAGAGAGATAGAACGGTAATTGTTCACCATCTTATTAAATGATGAAATATCCGCTGTAGTATCCGACACTTTTGCTGAAGTAGGGATATTTACTTCAGAGGCTAATGGAAAAACAATACTGTTTCTTTCTACCACAAACCCTTGCCAAGTGTCAATCGTATTTCCTTCGCCAAAGTTATAGGTTAAATATGTTCCAGCACTATCATTCCAAACCGCTATAGGGCTCACAAGTCCACCTTGAAAAATACCACCTAATAAATTTCCTTCCACGTCATCTTGTTTAATAACTGCCTGAAATGGATTACCGATTAAGGTGTATTTATGAGTTAAATCAACCGTAACAGTACTACTCGGTTCACTTCCTGATGCATCAATCGCTAAAGGTAGTTCAGAGCTTCCATTCGTTGTGTTATCATAGAAATACATGATAAAACCAAGACCATCACCCCATGCAGTGGTTACATTATCAGGTTCTGTCCACCCAATAATTGCATCGGTATCGGCACCCGGGTTGTAATAAAAATTGGCATCCGCTGAAGGATCATCACCGCCTGCAATACCTTGTACGGGCGCGTCATCAGAAACATCGGTCACGATTCCGCCTGTAATTGGCATGGATAACATTCTCCAACCTGCATTTCCGTAAATCACTTGAGATGGATCACCACTGATAGTGTGATTGCTATTCGGAAAAGGTAATAATCCTTCCCCATCATCATTTGTAACCCAACCAACAATATCGTTTATAGTTGTAAGCAGAAATGAAATCGTTCCAGATATTATACCTGTGTATTCACCAGCATCTGGGTCTCCACTTCCATTGGAGATATCTATAGCATGCACCCCTTCAACAAGGCCTGTACCGCTTAAATTTAAATTTGATGTCTTATTAGCTATAGCTGCTAAAAAAGTACTCGGTGTTCCTGCACTTCCTATGTATGCGTAAATTACATCACCAGCATTGTCTAAATCGAAAGTACCGCTTTCGGTAATACTTCCAGCTGAAACAGCTAATGATCCCGCACCATCACTGGCATCGGTTACAGTAACTACTGTTCCTGCAGTAATACTACCACCGGTTACCCAAGCAAGGGTCCCTTCTGTAGATCCTAAAGTAGAACCTGACCATTCGTTGTCTGTGAAATATATAGTTGTACTTGGAAGGGTTTTAAGAACAACAAAGGAGAAATCGTCTTCTCCGTCTGAATTGAATCCTGTGAAAGCGATATCACCGGATGATTGTGCGTTTACTGAAATGCTAGCTAGCAAAAAACAAATACTAGCTAATAGTATCGAATTCTTCATCTGAACCTCTCTCTTTAACTTTAACTTTAGTTGGTTAGTGTTAGTAATTAGAAATGCTACGTTACCAGTGTAGCATCGAATTCATCTCTCTCTTTTCAAAGTGAATCCAGTTTGCCTCTCAATAATTATTAAAAGTCTTTAATAATTATCGGAAGCATTGACTTTTTCTTAAGTATGAATTTCCAACACTTTATACATACACACAAAAAAGGGCGAAAGTTCCC
This DNA window, taken from Balneola vulgaris DSM 17893, encodes the following:
- a CDS encoding T9SS type A sorting domain-containing protein; amino-acid sequence: MKNSILLASICFLLASISVNAQSSGDIAFTGFNSDGEDDFSFVVLKTLPSTTIYFTDNEWSGSTLGSTEGTLAWVTGGSITAGTVVTVTDASDGAGSLAVSAGSITESGTFDLDNAGDVIYAYIGSAGTPSTFLAAIANKTSNLNLSGTGLVEGVHAIDISNGSGDPDAGEYTGIISGTISFLLTTINDIVGWVTNDDGEGLLPFPNSNHTISGDPSQVIYGNAGWRMLSMPITGGIVTDVSDDAPVQGIAGGDDPSADANFYYNPGADTDAIIGWTEPDNVTTAWGDGLGFIMYFYDNTTNGSSELPLAIDASGSEPSSTVTVDLTHKYTLIGNPFQAVIKQDDVEGNLLGGIFQGGLVSPIAVWNDSAGTYLTYNFGEGNTIDTWQGFVVERNSIVFPLASEVNIPTSAKVSDTTADISSFNKMVNNYRSISLALRGEGYSDLSNKIYFSNVANEGYDSFDGSKIQPLNGAPYLAFTLNHEGEDQFLVQDARSMNPQGLQVYHLDVNDQGQSGEFTISWEKWKNIPSEWSFTITDNVTGEEVDMRSLDSYTFNLSAKQKLAAPSALAPPQMKAKGSGSQPRFTITMDPGTSVSNEREDTPDSFVLQQNYPNPFNPSTTIRYSVAEAGPVQLTVYNVMGQKVAQLINETKTAGSYQVT